Below is a window of Bacillota bacterium DNA.
GTATGATGCGCAGCTATGACGTGGTGGTGGTTGGAGCGGGACCGGCCGGCTCGACCGCCGCGCGGGTGGCAGCTGAGCGGGGCCTCTCGGTTCTGCTCATCGACAAGGCCAAGTTTCCGAGGAACAAGCCGTGCGCCGGCGGTGTGACGGCAAAGGCCATTAGAGAGCTAGGATTCGAGTTGCCAGATGCCGTCGTCGAACATGACATAATGGGCATAAAGCTCATCTCGTCCAGGGGTGGGTCGGTCTCGGCAAGGGATTCCAGGCGGCTTGGGGTAACGGTGCGACGCGCGACGTTCGACAGCTTTCTTGCCTCGAAGGCCGCGGAGGCGGGCGCGGAGTTCTTGGACCAGACGCCGCTCGTTGGGCTCTTGGTGGAGACGGGCTCTCGGCGTGAACGTTACGTGGTTACCACGGGGCGGGGCCGGTTCGGGGCAAGGGCGGTCATCGGCGCCGATGGCGCGTGCGGAAGAACCGCCAGGCTGGCGGGGGTGAGGGGCCGCTGGTCCAGGTGGGAACTGGGGGCATCAGTCTGCGCTGAAGTCGATCTCTCGCCCGGCTCCCCGACGGGGGAGACGGCCGACACGGACCTCATCGAGCTTTACCTCGTTCCGCCCCTGAGGGCGGCGTTTGGTTGGGCTTTCCACCGAAAGAACGGGCTGCACGTGGGAGTGGGCGCGACCGCCATTGACGCGCCCAGGCTCCCCAGCGCGTTCGCGGATCATTTCAGCCGCGTGGCAGGGGCCCATCAGCTGGGCATCCCGTGCCCGAAGGCGAAGGGGCATCTCCTGCCCACGGGAGGCCTCAGGCGGCCTGTCGCCCGGGGAATGGTCTTCCTGGCGGGCGATGCCGCAGGCTTCGTGGACCCCTTCTCCGGCGAGGGAATATACAGCGCCATCCGGAGCGGCAAGATGGCCGCGGAAACCGTCGCGGACGCACTACGCTACGGCCGCTCCTCGGACGCGGCAGCCCTGTACACTCGAAGATGCCGCGCCGAGTTCTCGAGGGAGTTCCATCTCTCGATGCTCCTCGCGGCAGTGCTTGGGGTCAAAGACGGCGTGCCGTTCCGCATGGTGGAGGCCAACCCCGATCTCGCGTTCCTCCTCGCAGACATTCTGTTCGAGCCAGGCTCCTACCGGCGCCTGTTCGCGGCGAGCCTTCTGAAGTCTCCGAGAGTCCTCGCGAGATTCTTTGCGGCGCGGCTCGGCCTGTTGCCCACAGGCGACGTGCGCGTCTCTCGGTGAACGCGTTCAGGCCCCCTCTAGCATCCCGAGCCTCAGCTCTTCAGCGACCCGGGCTATGAAGAAGGAGTTCGTAGGGGCCTTACCGTCCCGAAAGGCCTCGCACTGGCCGAAGACCCTCTTGAGATACTCTGTATTCCCGTGCTTCCATGTCTTCTGTATGGTGTACCTGATGGCGGCTTCCACGATGAGGGGGGTGGTTGCATGTTTCTCGGCTATTTTCGGGTAGAGGGCTTTGGTGACGACTGCGAGCAAGCTTGGGTCTCGTCGAACCATCTCGATTGCTTCCTTTAGATACTGGTACCCCTTGAAATAAGTCGGCGCGCCCATTCTGAAAAGCACTCTTGCTACTTGGTCGGAGGCGCTTCTGCAGGCACTGTCGACGGGGATGCTCCGGGCTCTCACAGGCAGGGTTCTGTCGGCCCCTGCCACCTGGCGTATTCGATTGAGGAGGCAGGCGCCGTCGAAGGGCTTCAGAAGGTAGTAGTCTGCGCCGAGCCTCGCGCTCCTCTTTACCATGCTCTCCTCCTCGAACGCTGTGATAACGATGATGCCGGGCTTCTTCGGCAGGTCCATCTCGGAGAGGCGCTCCAACACTTCCAGCCCGTCAAGATAAGGCATTATGATATCGAGGAGAACGACGTCGGGTTTGACCTGCACGATCATGTCGAGCGCCTGTAAACCGTCCTCCGCGGACCCAGCCCATTCAAGGCCCGGCTCGCCGCGGACAAGAGCCTCGAGGATCTCACACATGTCCCGATTGTTCTCTGCCGCCATGACCTTTATCGTGCGCTCCATGGCGTGCCGCTACCCCCTTTCGCCGGCTCGGAACATAATATTGATGATTCTCTATCTTTTGCGATTATCCTTTCGGCGTCCAGAGGAGACAGAGACCGTCGAAAGCCAAGCGGGAGAGGGGGAAGTCCGTCGTGACGACCTAGTGGCGGCTGGGGAGGACGTGTTCCGCCTTCACGCACGTACGTCGCACGAAAGACAGCAGGTCGGCTCCAGGGCGTTGCATGGAGAGAGCTTGGCAGCGCCTGGTGCGTGATGTGGGAGATGGGGAGGTGGGACGACACTGAACTGAGTCGCGCGGGGAACCCGCGCGCTGGAGCTCGCAGCGGATCGTCGGAGCGGATGCGAAGCCGCGGATAAACAAGGAAAACCGCATAAAAATGGTGCGCCTAGCAGGACTCGAACCTGCGCACCCGGCTCCGGAGGCCGGCGCTCTGATCCTCTGAGCTATAGGCGCACTCTCAAGTAGAATGATATCAGCCTTGAGTCGTCCTGTCAATGATTCCGCGGACATTGCGGGCTCTTGGAGGCCGCGAGCGGCCCGGTCGGTCGCCCGCCGCGCCCACCGATTCGGCGCAGCACTTCTCCGCCACGCCCGGGCATGCCCTCGCTCCGCTGCACAAAACGGACGTTGCCTGCCTAGTATATGCTTGGGATGGCTTTT
It encodes the following:
- the spo0A gene encoding sporulation transcription factor Spo0A, whose translation is MERTIKVMAAENNRDMCEILEALVRGEPGLEWAGSAEDGLQALDMIVQVKPDVVLLDIIMPYLDGLEVLERLSEMDLPKKPGIIVITAFEEESMVKRSARLGADYYLLKPFDGACLLNRIRQVAGADRTLPVRARSIPVDSACRSASDQVARVLFRMGAPTYFKGYQYLKEAIEMVRRDPSLLAVVTKALYPKIAEKHATTPLIVEAAIRYTIQKTWKHGNTEYLKRVFGQCEAFRDGKAPTNSFFIARVAEELRLGMLEGA
- a CDS encoding geranylgeranyl reductase family protein, whose protein sequence is MMRSYDVVVVGAGPAGSTAARVAAERGLSVLLIDKAKFPRNKPCAGGVTAKAIRELGFELPDAVVEHDIMGIKLISSRGGSVSARDSRRLGVTVRRATFDSFLASKAAEAGAEFLDQTPLVGLLVETGSRRERYVVTTGRGRFGARAVIGADGACGRTARLAGVRGRWSRWELGASVCAEVDLSPGSPTGETADTDLIELYLVPPLRAAFGWAFHRKNGLHVGVGATAIDAPRLPSAFADHFSRVAGAHQLGIPCPKAKGHLLPTGGLRRPVARGMVFLAGDAAGFVDPFSGEGIYSAIRSGKMAAETVADALRYGRSSDAAALYTRRCRAEFSREFHLSMLLAAVLGVKDGVPFRMVEANPDLAFLLADILFEPGSYRRLFAASLLKSPRVLARFFAARLGLLPTGDVRVSR